A window of Deltaproteobacteria bacterium contains these coding sequences:
- the rpsD gene encoding 30S ribosomal protein S4 — protein sequence MARYTESVCKICRREGMKLFFKAERCYTDKCAFERRSYAPGQHGQARSKVSEYALQLREKQKVKRVYGLMESQFRTTFKDADRSKGITGENLISLLESRLDNVVYRLGIGGSRSEARMMVTHGYFRVNGRKVDIPSYRVRQNDIIEVTEKRKKEARIADNLKAAESRHGIPEWLSLDKDNLKATVTRPPRREDTTLPMHEQLIVELYSK from the coding sequence TTGGCAAGGTATACTGAATCTGTTTGCAAGATCTGCAGGCGCGAGGGGATGAAGCTCTTCTTCAAGGCCGAGCGCTGCTACACCGACAAGTGCGCTTTCGAGAGAAGGAGCTATGCGCCGGGTCAGCACGGCCAGGCCAGGAGCAAGGTCTCCGAGTACGCACTGCAGCTCCGCGAGAAGCAGAAGGTCAAAAGGGTATACGGACTCATGGAGTCCCAGTTCAGGACGACTTTCAAGGACGCTGACAGGTCCAAGGGCATCACGGGCGAGAACCTGATATCGCTTCTCGAGAGCAGGCTCGACAACGTCGTATACAGGCTCGGGATTGGCGGCTCAAGGAGCGAGGCCAGGATGATGGTGACCCACGGCTACTTCCGCGTGAACGGCAGGAAGGTGGACATCCCGTCCTACAGGGTCAGGCAGAACGATATAATTGAAGTCACGGAGAAGAGGAAGAAGGAAGCCAGGATCGCCGATAACCTCAAGGCGGCCGAGAGCAGGCATGGGATACCGGAGTGGCTTTCGCTCGACAAGGACAACCTCAAGGCCACGGTGACGAGGCCCCCGAGGAGGGAAGACACTACGCTTCCGATGCACGAGCAGCTCATAGTCGAGCTCTACTCCAAATAA
- a CDS encoding DNA-directed RNA polymerase subunit alpha — protein sequence MQKNWRELIKPKKLEVEKDTLTPTYGKFVAEPLERGFGVTIGNALRRILLSSLQGAAITSVKIDGVLHEFSSIPGVKEDVSDIILNLKQVKLKLHGEGPKTLRMKSNGEGVLTAGDIITDPTIEVLNPSQHIATVSKDAKFDCELAVNTGKGYVPSERNKLPEMPIGTIPIDSVFQPVSRVNFNVTHARVGQRTDYDKLVLEVWTTGAIDPQSAVAVAAKVLKDQLSVFITFEETEEAPSERGEGKPQFNDNLFKTVDELELSVRSANCLKNADIKYIGEMVQKTEQEMLRTKNFGRKSLNEIKEILRGMELDFGMKIENFPSRKELDAMHSEHKETA from the coding sequence ATGCAGAAAAACTGGCGTGAACTTATCAAACCGAAGAAGTTGGAGGTAGAGAAAGACACGCTTACCCCGACATACGGTAAATTCGTCGCCGAGCCGCTGGAGAGGGGCTTCGGCGTGACGATAGGCAACGCCCTCAGGAGGATACTCCTTTCCTCGCTACAGGGCGCGGCGATAACATCAGTAAAGATAGACGGCGTACTTCACGAGTTCTCCTCGATCCCCGGGGTCAAGGAGGACGTTTCCGATATAATACTGAATCTCAAGCAGGTAAAGCTCAAGCTCCACGGCGAGGGGCCCAAGACCCTGAGGATGAAGTCCAACGGCGAAGGGGTGCTCACGGCCGGGGACATTATAACAGATCCAACGATAGAGGTACTGAACCCCTCGCAGCACATAGCCACCGTCTCCAAGGACGCGAAGTTCGACTGCGAACTGGCCGTAAACACCGGGAAGGGATATGTCCCCTCAGAGAGGAACAAGCTCCCCGAGATGCCGATAGGGACCATCCCCATCGACTCGGTATTCCAGCCGGTGAGCAGGGTAAATTTCAACGTGACCCACGCAAGGGTAGGGCAGAGGACCGATTATGACAAGCTCGTCCTTGAGGTCTGGACGACCGGCGCCATAGACCCGCAGAGCGCGGTCGCCGTGGCGGCAAAGGTGCTCAAGGACCAGCTTAGCGTCTTTATAACCTTCGAGGAGACCGAGGAGGCCCCGTCCGAAAGGGGAGAGGGCAAGCCACAGTTTAATGACAACCTGTTCAAGACCGTGGATGAGCTCGAGCTCTCCGTGAGGTCGGCCAACTGCCTCAAGAACGCCGACATAAAATACATCGGCGAAATGGTCCAGAAGACCGAGCAGGAGATGCTCCGCACCAAGAATTTCGGCAGGAAGTCTCTGAACGAGATAAAGGAAATACTCCGCGGCATGGAGCTGGATTTCGGCATGAAGATCGAGAACTTCCCGTCGAGAAAAGAGCTCGACGCCATGCACTCGGAACACAAGGAAACCGCCTAA
- the rplQ gene encoding 50S ribosomal protein L17, whose translation MRHNRDEKRFDRSFSHLKSMLANMTNDLVMHGRIKTTTPKAKVLRRYAERMITLGKNGSLASRRRAMAFMRSKVAVDKLFSDVAPQYKERNGGYTRILKLGNRPGDNAPMSFIELVEGAAAAAEAQQPAKAAKKTTVRKAKAPAKPKAASGEKKAAAKKAAPAKAAEGADAPAAKPRARKSPAKKAEKKEE comes from the coding sequence ATGAGACATAACAGGGACGAAAAGAGGTTCGACAGGAGCTTCAGCCACCTGAAGAGCATGCTCGCCAACATGACGAACGACCTCGTCATGCACGGGAGGATAAAGACCACAACCCCAAAGGCAAAGGTCTTGAGGCGCTATGCCGAGAGGATGATAACGCTCGGTAAGAACGGCAGCCTCGCTTCGAGGAGAAGGGCCATGGCCTTCATGAGGAGCAAGGTGGCGGTCGATAAGCTCTTCTCGGACGTCGCCCCGCAGTACAAGGAGCGGAACGGCGGCTACACGAGGATCTTGAAGCTGGGCAACCGTCCCGGCGACAACGCCCCGATGTCTTTTATCGAGCTCGTGGAGGGGGCCGCGGCAGCAGCCGAGGCGCAGCAGCCGGCAAAGGCGGCGAAGAAGACGACAGTAAGGAAGGCAAAGGCTCCGGCCAAGCCGAAGGCGGCTTCAGGCGAGAAGAAGGCAGCCGCAAAGAAAGCGGCCCCGGCCAAGGCGGCGGAAGGCGCAGACGCTCCCGCAGCCAAACCCAGGGCAAGGAAATCTCCTGCCAAAAAGGCCGAGAAGAAAGAAGAGTAA
- a CDS encoding HU family DNA-binding protein yields MSKSMTKSQIEDHLARETGVPKKSVKDVLTKMAELAYSEAKNQFTVPGLGKLVLVDRPARTGRNPRTGEEIQIPAKKAVKFRLSKACKDEVLKRATE; encoded by the coding sequence ATGTCGAAGTCCATGACCAAGTCGCAGATAGAGGACCATCTCGCAAGGGAGACGGGCGTTCCCAAGAAATCGGTCAAGGATGTGCTGACCAAGATGGCGGAACTGGCGTACAGCGAAGCCAAGAACCAGTTCACCGTGCCCGGCTTGGGGAAACTGGTGCTGGTCGACAGGCCTGCCAGGACCGGCAGGAACCCGAGGACCGGCGAAGAGATACAGATACCGGCCAAAAAGGCCGTGAAGTTCAGGCTCTCGAAGGCATGCAAGGACGAGGTGCTTAAGAGGGCTACGGAATAG
- a CDS encoding sensor domain-containing diguanylate cyclase produces the protein METPGKCDLNSREARELEQKRLQLAVFTDLGKALTSSLDLKEVLNSVMEKISELLHPKNWSLLLLDESTNELKFEIVVGKGSERIKDLRLKLGEGVAGWVARERKPLLVPDVGKDPRFSKKADEMSNFTTQSIVCVPLVTRGKCLGVIELINKVEYEAGFSEDDLLILTTLADYSAIAIENAIFFNRVQELTITDDLTRLYNSRFLHSRLEYEVERARRFKYDLSMIFFDLDYFKEVNDTHGHLRGSKLLQEIAQLILSMVRNVDMACRYGGDEFIIMMPGTPKKSAVTVAEKLRKMIREHVFLMEEGLNLQLTASFGVASFPEDAATKEDLIHEADNAMYRVKNRTRDGVGEARKEEPEGGMVTK, from the coding sequence ATGGAAACCCCCGGAAAATGCGACCTGAATTCAAGGGAAGCAAGGGAGCTTGAACAGAAAAGGCTCCAGCTTGCCGTCTTTACCGATCTCGGGAAGGCGCTCACCTCCTCGCTGGACCTTAAAGAGGTCCTTAATAGCGTCATGGAGAAGATTAGCGAGCTCCTCCATCCCAAGAACTGGTCCCTCCTCCTCCTTGACGAGTCTACAAATGAGCTCAAGTTCGAGATAGTCGTAGGCAAGGGCTCTGAGAGGATAAAGGACCTGAGGCTAAAGCTCGGAGAGGGCGTGGCCGGATGGGTCGCGAGGGAGAGAAAGCCGTTGCTCGTTCCGGACGTCGGGAAAGATCCGCGCTTCTCGAAGAAGGCGGACGAGATGTCAAACTTCACCACGCAGTCGATAGTCTGCGTGCCGCTTGTGACCCGCGGCAAGTGCCTGGGGGTCATAGAGCTCATAAACAAGGTGGAGTACGAGGCCGGCTTCTCAGAGGACGACCTCCTCATATTGACGACACTCGCCGACTATTCAGCAATTGCCATCGAAAACGCCATCTTCTTCAACCGCGTCCAGGAACTCACCATTACAGACGACCTAACGAGGCTGTACAACTCGAGGTTCCTTCACTCGAGGCTCGAGTACGAGGTCGAGAGGGCGCGCCGCTTCAAATACGACCTCTCGATGATATTCTTCGACCTCGACTACTTCAAGGAAGTGAACGACACGCACGGGCACCTGAGGGGCAGCAAGCTCCTCCAGGAGATCGCCCAGCTCATACTCTCTATGGTCCGGAATGTGGACATGGCGTGCAGGTACGGCGGCGACGAGTTCATCATCATGATGCCGGGCACGCCTAAAAAGAGCGCAGTCACGGTAGCCGAGAAGCTCAGGAAAATGATCAGGGAGCACGTGTTCCTTATGGAAGAGGGGCTCAATCTTCAGCTCACCGCAAGTTTCGGCGTCGCCTCGTTCCCCGAGGACGCAGCCACCAAAGAGGACCTGATACACGAGGCCGACAACGCAATGTACCGCGTAAAGAACAGGACAAGGGACGGGGTCGGCGAGGCACGGAAAGAGGAACCTGAAGGAGGAATGGTAACGAAATGA
- a CDS encoding aminotransferase class IV — protein sequence MRLWVYIDGKVLPEEKAAVSVFDRGLSYGDGLYETLKAKDGRPLFLREHMMRLRAGARFLGLPSSGLKAFEKVIMDGAIEALLKKNGLVKGESYVKLMLTRGPDRASHLPSRGLKPTRIIIVKPLDSIWVERVAKRGVSAIFVEDIAPPLPGVKSLNYLPSVLARMRAEKEGAFEAIFVKDGLLTEGSSSNVFLVKNGRLITSPLSAKPSTGVLAGVTRENVIRLARRHSIPVREAPIKAGDISSFDEAFITNSIIDAIPLIKASGSMIGDGRPGPIAKRIRALLKGLAQPPFRP from the coding sequence ATGAGGCTATGGGTCTACATTGACGGGAAGGTCCTTCCTGAAGAGAAGGCGGCGGTATCGGTATTCGACAGGGGCCTCTCGTACGGTGACGGCCTGTACGAGACGCTCAAGGCCAAAGACGGCAGGCCCCTTTTCCTCAGGGAGCACATGATGAGGCTCAGGGCCGGGGCCCGCTTCCTGGGCCTTCCATCAAGCGGCTTGAAGGCTTTCGAAAAAGTCATAATGGACGGGGCAATCGAGGCGCTGCTTAAAAAAAACGGGCTCGTCAAAGGAGAGTCCTATGTGAAGCTCATGCTTACGAGAGGGCCTGACAGGGCAAGCCACCTCCCCTCAAGGGGCCTTAAGCCCACTCGCATCATAATAGTCAAGCCGCTCGATTCCATATGGGTCGAGCGCGTCGCCAAGAGGGGCGTAAGCGCCATATTCGTAGAGGACATAGCGCCTCCGCTTCCGGGTGTTAAGTCCCTCAACTATTTACCTAGCGTGCTTGCCAGGATGAGGGCCGAAAAAGAGGGGGCATTCGAGGCCATATTCGTAAAGGACGGTCTCCTCACGGAAGGGAGCTCGTCCAATGTCTTCCTGGTAAAAAATGGAAGGCTCATAACCTCTCCTCTTTCGGCAAAGCCCTCTACCGGCGTGCTGGCCGGGGTCACAAGGGAGAATGTAATAAGGCTCGCCCGTAGGCACTCCATCCCGGTCAGGGAAGCGCCAATAAAAGCCGGGGATATCTCCTCCTTTGACGAGGCCTTCATAACCAACTCCATAATAGACGCGATACCCCTTATAAAGGCGTCCGGAAGCATGATCGGAGACGGCAGGCCCGGCCCGATTGCAAAACGCATCCGGGCGCTTTTAAAGGGGCTTGCACAGCCCCCCTTCCGTCCTTGA
- the pabB gene encoding aminodeoxychorismate synthase component I encodes MKGMMIDEIPGLGPEGAYLSLKGLGNAFIIRNPRGPGYSFIGAGPKRVIRTENSVTSVDGRPGAYADPFEAISAVLKEEVRTGGNDPFPFNGGIAAYFSYDLKGLIEPERAFAKKDGPGIPDCIAGFYDPVFVYDHGKGSGFLVSASGVEKGFNEFRRMLLAGAKTVPWRNVEKARGMRSEVPVEEYVKAIGRAKEYIRAGDIYQINLSQRLSFEWAGDPLSLFLLLSERHPAPYAALMDFGSFQIVSNSPECLLRVKDGSAETRPIKGTRRRGKNEAEDAGLIKELKASAKEASEHVMIVDLERNDLGSISVPGTVEVSSFAEVESYPHLHHMVSTVRGRLKDGIGPAAALKAMFPGGSITGAPKIRAMEVIDELERSRRSVYTGGIGWFGLNGGAEISIAIRTAVCMDGVLHLSVGGGIVADSDPMDEYMETLLKARDFLDALGLKEGTE; translated from the coding sequence ATGAAAGGCATGATGATAGATGAGATTCCGGGTCTCGGGCCTGAAGGCGCTTACCTGAGTTTAAAAGGGCTCGGGAACGCGTTCATAATCCGGAACCCCCGTGGACCGGGTTACTCATTTATCGGCGCGGGGCCGAAAAGAGTCATAAGGACTGAGAACTCCGTCACCTCCGTAGACGGCAGGCCCGGGGCTTACGCAGACCCGTTCGAGGCCATATCAGCCGTCCTCAAGGAGGAAGTAAGAACAGGCGGAAATGACCCCTTCCCTTTCAATGGCGGTATAGCGGCCTACTTCTCATACGACCTCAAGGGCCTTATAGAGCCGGAAAGGGCCTTTGCCAAAAAGGACGGCCCCGGCATACCGGACTGCATCGCGGGTTTCTACGACCCTGTTTTCGTGTACGACCATGGAAAGGGGAGCGGGTTCCTGGTCTCTGCATCCGGCGTGGAAAAAGGCTTTAATGAGTTCAGGCGGATGCTGCTGGCCGGGGCGAAAACCGTGCCGTGGAGGAATGTCGAAAAAGCCCGGGGGATGCGATCGGAGGTCCCGGTCGAGGAATACGTCAAGGCGATCGGGCGGGCAAAGGAATACATAAGAGCAGGAGACATCTACCAGATAAACCTCTCTCAGAGGCTATCCTTCGAATGGGCAGGAGACCCTCTTTCCCTTTTCCTTTTGCTCTCAGAGAGGCATCCCGCGCCCTACGCCGCGCTCATGGATTTCGGGAGCTTCCAGATAGTCTCCAACTCCCCTGAGTGCCTTCTCCGCGTAAAGGACGGATCTGCCGAGACGCGCCCCATAAAAGGGACCAGAAGGCGCGGAAAGAACGAGGCCGAGGATGCGGGGCTCATAAAAGAGCTAAAGGCCAGCGCGAAGGAGGCCTCCGAGCATGTGATGATAGTGGACCTCGAACGGAACGACCTCGGCAGCATTTCCGTCCCAGGTACAGTAGAAGTAAGCTCGTTTGCGGAGGTCGAAAGCTACCCGCACCTGCACCATATGGTCTCGACCGTGAGGGGAAGGCTTAAGGACGGCATCGGACCGGCAGCGGCATTGAAAGCCATGTTCCCCGGCGGCTCCATAACGGGCGCCCCGAAGATACGGGCAATGGAGGTCATCGACGAGCTTGAAAGGTCGAGGCGCTCCGTCTACACGGGCGGCATCGGCTGGTTCGGCTTGAACGGCGGCGCGGAGATATCGATTGCCATAAGGACGGCGGTATGCATGGACGGGGTGCTTCACCTTTCAGTGGGCGGCGGCATAGTCGCGGACTCGGACCCGATGGACGAATACATGGAAACCCTGCTCAAGGCCAGGGACTTTCTGGACGCGCTGGGGCTTAAGGAGGGGACGGAATGA
- the ispG gene encoding flavodoxin-dependent (E)-4-hydroxy-3-methylbut-2-enyl-diphosphate synthase, which produces MARRKTREIRVGSVRVGGDAPITVQSMTCTDTADVRSTVAQIKALEAAGCEIARVAVPDMIAAGAIAEIKKSISIPLVVDIHFDWRLALASLESGADCLRINPGNIGSEARTREVVKAAKERGVPIRIGVNAGSLEKDILSKYGHPVPEALVESAIRHIRILEDMDFSAIKVSLKASSVPLTVDSYRLLAEKVDYPFHIGITEAGTPFAGSIKSAAGLGILLSEGIGDTLRVSLTGDPVDEVRAGWEILKALEIRERGVRIISCPTCARLKFDSIGIAGEVEKRLSKVTESIKVAIMGCVVNGPGEAVEADIGIAGGDGSGMLYVKGRQVGKVAEKDIVERVVAEVNQLIHERRT; this is translated from the coding sequence ATGGCGCGGAGAAAAACAAGGGAGATACGGGTCGGAAGCGTAAGGGTCGGGGGCGATGCCCCGATAACCGTACAATCGATGACTTGCACGGATACCGCCGACGTGCGCTCGACCGTAGCCCAGATAAAGGCTCTCGAGGCCGCCGGCTGCGAGATAGCGCGGGTGGCGGTCCCTGATATGATTGCTGCCGGGGCAATCGCGGAAATAAAGAAGTCCATTTCCATCCCGCTTGTCGTGGACATCCATTTCGACTGGCGGCTCGCCCTGGCTTCCCTTGAAAGCGGCGCCGACTGCCTGAGGATAAACCCCGGCAACATCGGCTCGGAGGCAAGGACAAGGGAGGTAGTAAAGGCCGCTAAGGAACGGGGCGTTCCGATAAGGATAGGCGTGAACGCGGGCTCGCTCGAAAAGGACATCCTCTCGAAATACGGGCATCCGGTTCCGGAGGCGCTCGTCGAGAGCGCGATCCGCCATATCCGGATACTCGAGGACATGGACTTCAGCGCGATAAAGGTGTCACTAAAGGCCTCAAGCGTGCCGCTTACGGTGGATAGCTACCGGCTCCTCGCGGAGAAGGTGGACTATCCCTTTCACATAGGCATAACCGAGGCCGGCACCCCATTTGCCGGGAGCATCAAATCCGCCGCAGGGCTCGGCATACTCCTCTCAGAGGGAATTGGCGACACGCTCAGGGTCTCGCTTACGGGCGATCCGGTGGACGAGGTAAGGGCAGGGTGGGAGATTTTGAAGGCCCTTGAGATACGCGAGCGCGGGGTCCGTATCATATCCTGCCCCACATGCGCCCGGCTCAAGTTCGACAGCATAGGCATCGCTGGAGAGGTTGAAAAGCGGCTCTCAAAGGTAACGGAATCGATAAAGGTCGCCATAATGGGCTGTGTCGTGAACGGCCCCGGAGAGGCCGTTGAGGCCGATATCGGAATAGCCGGGGGCGACGGCTCAGGGATGCTCTATGTGAAGGGCAGGCAGGTCGGCAAGGTCGCGGAGAAGGACATTGTCGAGAGGGTGGTCGCGGAGGTAAACCAGCTTATCCACGAAAGAAGGACCTGA
- a CDS encoding HIT family protein, whose amino-acid sequence MKPFTLHERLINDTFEITRLRLSMALLMNDSSFPWVILVPMSEGVRELHDLTAADRAILVEEIAAASRAIEKLCKPDKINIGALGNIVPQLHIHVIGRNKDDRAWPGPVWGSGAPEPYSKDALNCALASLKKAFQDELANF is encoded by the coding sequence ATGAAACCCTTCACCCTACACGAAAGACTCATCAACGATACCTTCGAGATAACCCGCCTGAGGCTCTCCATGGCGCTTCTCATGAACGACTCGTCCTTCCCCTGGGTCATACTCGTCCCCATGAGCGAGGGCGTAAGGGAGCTTCACGACCTTACGGCAGCGGACAGGGCTATCCTTGTTGAAGAGATAGCCGCAGCATCGAGGGCGATTGAGAAGCTATGCAAGCCGGACAAGATAAATATCGGCGCGCTCGGGAATATCGTCCCGCAGCTCCATATCCATGTGATAGGGAGAAATAAGGACGACCGGGCATGGCCCGGCCCTGTCTGGGGAAGCGGCGCTCCGGAGCCTTACTCAAAAGACGCGCTCAATTGCGCGCTCGCCTCGCTTAAAAAGGCCTTCCAGGACGAACTCGCTAATTTCTGA
- a CDS encoding glycosyltransferase family 39 protein, translated as MIAYRASMKSALLILPAACWLFIFLGFRRKGSDARAAFLGASVVWGLMLAASSEVLSLFSAFNSFWIAASWGAFAAVSIVPAFFGPRVKKERGAEETAPAGKAGVYAISCISLIAAITLIIALASPPNNWDSMTYHMSRVAHWLQNGSVHHYPTNVLRQIHLSPGAELAIAHVIALGGSDNLANLVQWGAMLGSLIGVSLIAKTLGLGARGQAFSALAAATLPMGILQSTSTQNDYALSFWLVSFFYWGALFAREGGTRKAFISGAALGLAILTKGTAYIYAFPFLVWFVLEGASRQRKTFVGPAAVIAALVLLINAGHYVRNQAVFGSPLGPGAESESQEFTYTNSRFSAGTLASNGLRNAAIHMGLPFQSANRAVEGAVVSMHRLLELDPQDKATTWGGTAFRIGTELHEDLDGNPAHILLIIAALASLPFIGKRLARKKTALVYSLCIVSGFLLFSLLLRWQPWHSRLHLPLFVAASPLVGMLFSFTKREAVPFIAASLLFLTSLPWLLFNYQRPLLPYNGFSVLTADRVDIYFRARPELKWKYIEAAGIILRQDCTDLGLMPGAGDMWEYPIWPLLGDRKFRLEHVDVKNESAGLGDPDWRPCLHLRL; from the coding sequence GTGATAGCTTACCGGGCATCCATGAAATCGGCCCTCCTCATATTGCCGGCGGCCTGCTGGCTTTTCATCTTTCTCGGGTTCCGCAGGAAAGGCTCGGATGCGAGGGCGGCATTCCTCGGGGCGTCCGTCGTCTGGGGCCTGATGCTCGCGGCATCGAGCGAGGTCCTGAGCCTTTTCAGCGCCTTCAATTCTTTCTGGATAGCGGCCTCATGGGGGGCCTTTGCCGCCGTTTCCATTGTCCCGGCCTTTTTCGGTCCGCGCGTTAAAAAGGAACGCGGGGCGGAAGAAACCGCCCCGGCCGGCAAAGCCGGGGTATACGCGATTTCCTGCATCTCTCTTATCGCAGCTATTACTCTCATTATCGCGCTCGCCTCGCCCCCGAACAACTGGGACTCCATGACCTATCACATGAGCCGGGTGGCGCACTGGCTCCAGAACGGGTCCGTCCATCATTATCCGACGAATGTGCTGAGGCAGATACACTTAAGCCCCGGGGCAGAGCTCGCAATAGCGCATGTAATCGCCCTGGGCGGGAGCGACAACCTCGCGAACCTCGTCCAGTGGGGCGCGATGCTCGGTTCGCTCATCGGGGTCTCGCTCATCGCGAAAACGCTCGGGCTTGGGGCCAGGGGCCAGGCGTTCTCGGCGCTTGCGGCAGCTACCCTTCCCATGGGCATACTCCAGTCGACCAGCACCCAGAACGACTACGCGCTTTCGTTCTGGCTCGTCTCCTTCTTCTACTGGGGGGCGCTCTTTGCAAGAGAGGGCGGGACCCGGAAGGCATTCATTTCGGGCGCGGCCCTGGGGCTCGCAATCCTTACCAAGGGCACCGCGTATATATACGCCTTCCCTTTCCTCGTCTGGTTCGTACTGGAAGGCGCGTCAAGGCAGAGGAAAACATTCGTGGGGCCAGCGGCCGTGATAGCCGCGCTCGTGCTACTCATAAACGCGGGGCACTATGTGAGGAACCAGGCGGTATTCGGCAGCCCCTTGGGCCCCGGCGCCGAATCAGAGAGCCAGGAATTCACCTACACCAACTCAAGGTTTTCAGCAGGGACGCTAGCTTCTAACGGGCTCCGGAACGCGGCCATCCACATGGGCCTCCCTTTCCAGAGCGCGAACCGGGCGGTGGAGGGCGCGGTAGTCTCCATGCACCGCTTACTGGAATTGGACCCGCAAGACAAGGCTACCACCTGGGGCGGGACGGCCTTCCGCATTGGGACCGAGCTTCACGAGGACCTTGACGGGAACCCGGCGCACATTCTATTGATAATCGCCGCGCTCGCCTCATTGCCGTTCATCGGGAAGCGGCTGGCGCGTAAAAAAACGGCGCTGGTCTATTCGCTATGTATCGTCTCGGGGTTCCTCCTTTTTTCGCTCCTTTTAAGATGGCAACCCTGGCACAGCCGCCTCCACCTGCCGCTTTTCGTGGCCGCCTCGCCCCTCGTAGGCATGCTCTTTTCTTTTACGAAGAGAGAAGCCGTTCCGTTTATCGCTGCGTCCCTGCTCTTTCTCACCTCGCTACCCTGGCTCCTTTTCAATTACCAGCGTCCGCTCCTCCCGTATAACGGCTTCTCGGTTCTTACGGCCGACAGGGTGGATATTTATTTCAGGGCGAGGCCGGAACTCAAGTGGAAATACATCGAGGCGGCCGGGATAATACTCAGGCAGGACTGCACTGACCTGGGGCTTATGCCGGGGGCGGGGGACATGTGGGAATACCCGATATGGCCGCTTCTTGGGGACCGGAAGTTCCGGCTAGAGCACGTGGATGTGAAAAACGAGTCTGCCGGGCTCGGAGACCCGGACTGGAGGCCCTGCCTTCATCTCCGACTCTGA
- a CDS encoding zinc-dependent alcohol dehydrogenase family protein: MKALVYYGPGKRAWEERPKPVLREDKDAIVRVTRTTICGTDLHILKGDVPEVENGRILGHEGIGVVEDTGSGVRNFKKGDRVLISCITSDGTCEYCKKGMYSHCEKGGWILGHTIDGTQAEFVRIPHADNSLYRIPEGMNEDALVMLSDVFPTGFECGVLNGEIKPGDTVAVIGAGPIGLAALLTSKFYSPARIIMVDTDAGRLASAKELGATDTVLSDGKAAERIMELTDGRGVDVAIEAVGVPSTFELCESIIAPGGHIASIGVFGEPVDLHMERLWSRNITLTTRLVDTVTTPMLLKSVQSGTLHPEKLVTHRFKLDEIMKAYDTFSHAREEKALKVVLES; encoded by the coding sequence ATGAAAGCGCTCGTATATTACGGCCCGGGAAAGAGGGCATGGGAAGAGAGGCCGAAACCTGTCCTGAGGGAAGACAAGGACGCCATAGTCAGGGTCACGAGGACCACTATCTGCGGCACGGACCTACACATATTGAAGGGAGACGTGCCGGAAGTCGAAAACGGGAGGATTCTCGGGCACGAGGGCATAGGCGTCGTCGAAGATACCGGTAGCGGAGTAAGGAACTTCAAGAAAGGGGACAGGGTGCTCATATCCTGCATCACCTCGGACGGCACCTGCGAATACTGCAAGAAAGGCATGTACTCGCATTGCGAAAAAGGCGGGTGGATACTCGGCCACACCATAGACGGCACCCAGGCCGAGTTCGTGAGGATACCCCACGCGGACAATAGCCTTTACAGGATACCCGAGGGCATGAACGAGGACGCGCTGGTGATGCTGTCGGACGTCTTCCCGACCGGCTTTGAGTGCGGCGTTCTTAACGGGGAGATAAAACCGGGCGACACTGTGGCCGTCATAGGCGCGGGCCCGATAGGCCTTGCGGCCCTCCTCACGTCCAAGTTCTACTCTCCTGCCAGGATAATCATGGTCGATACCGACGCCGGGAGGCTCGCGTCGGCAAAGGAGCTAGGCGCTACCGACACGGTATTGTCTGACGGAAAGGCTGCGGAGAGGATTATGGAGCTTACGGACGGCAGGGGAGTGGACGTCGCTATTGAAGCGGTCGGCGTGCCCTCTACCTTCGAGCTCTGCGAATCGATAATAGCCCCGGGCGGCCATATCGCAAGCATAGGCGTCTTCGGCGAGCCGGTAGACCTCCATATGGAGAGGCTCTGGTCGCGGAACATAACCCTGACGACAAGGCTCGTGGACACGGTGACGACACCCATGCTACTTAAGAGCGTGCAGTCCGGGACCCTCCATCCGGAAAAGCTCGTCACGCACCGCTTCAAGCTCGACGAGATAATGAAGGCTTACGACACCTTTTCGCACGCAAGGGAGGAGAAGGCCCTGAAGGTCGTGCTTGAAAGCTGA